A window of Burkholderiales bacterium contains these coding sequences:
- a CDS encoding SDR family oxidoreductase, producing the protein METTGIVEGKVVVVTGAGGGIGREIALLMAAHGAKVVVNDLGTSVNGHGQNESVAQGVVDEIEAAGGKAVASTDSVADWDGAHRIVQTAIDAFGRLDCVVNNAAILRDSIFHKMSREDWDLSLKVILSGSFYVSRAAAEHFREQQSGSFVHISSNSGLVGALGQANYASGKMGLVGLSKSIAVDMQRYGVRSNVVSPTAHTRMADTIPAATEKHKERLRQRASIPPAKNAPLVVFLASDEAEEVTGQVFYVRKNEIVLFSQMRPLQRVHCSEGWTPGSIGDNMLPAFRKSFYPLDLSRDVFTGYLP; encoded by the coding sequence ATGGAAACGACGGGTATCGTAGAAGGCAAAGTGGTCGTGGTGACCGGCGCCGGCGGGGGCATCGGCCGCGAGATCGCGCTGCTCATGGCGGCGCACGGCGCGAAGGTCGTGGTCAACGACCTCGGCACGAGCGTAAACGGCCACGGACAGAACGAGAGCGTGGCGCAGGGCGTCGTCGACGAGATCGAAGCCGCCGGGGGTAAAGCGGTCGCCAGCACCGACAGCGTGGCGGACTGGGACGGCGCACACCGGATCGTGCAGACCGCGATCGATGCATTCGGAAGGCTCGATTGCGTCGTCAACAACGCGGCGATCCTGCGCGATTCGATTTTCCACAAGATGTCGCGCGAAGACTGGGACCTCTCGCTCAAGGTCATTCTCTCGGGCAGCTTTTACGTGAGCCGCGCGGCGGCGGAGCACTTCCGCGAGCAGCAGAGCGGCAGCTTCGTGCATATCTCGTCGAATTCCGGTCTCGTCGGCGCGTTGGGGCAGGCGAACTATGCGTCGGGAAAAATGGGCCTGGTAGGGCTGTCGAAAAGCATCGCGGTGGACATGCAGCGCTACGGCGTGCGGTCGAACGTGGTGTCGCCGACCGCGCACACCCGCATGGCGGACACCATTCCTGCCGCCACCGAAAAGCACAAGGAACGTCTTCGCCAGCGCGCGAGCATCCCGCCTGCGAAGAATGCGCCGCTCGTGGTGTTCCTCGCGAGCGACGAGGCAGAGGAGGTAACCGGCCAGGTGTTCTACGTGCGCAAGAACGAGATCGTGCTGTTCAGCCAGATGCGTCCGCTCCAGCGGGTGCACTGCAGCGAAGGCTGGACCCCCGGGTCGATCGGCGACAACATGCTGCCCGCTTTCCGCAAGTCGTTCTATCCGCTCGACCTCAGCCGCGATGTGTTCACGGGTTACCTGCCATGA
- a CDS encoding tripartite tricarboxylate transporter substrate binding protein, producing MRARAAMALLPLVLCIAPSASAQDYPRRPVRLVVTSAAGSGIDIAARLLGQHLAETWGQAVVVDNRVGASGQIGGAMVARANPDGYTLLVVSPVFVIGEALYPKLPYSFRTDFAPVARIGKTPYLMAVSPSVPAKSTADFVSYAKSRPGQIHYASNGTGTIMHLAGEIFKTAAGVDLAHVAYKASTQAMTDVIAGRIEMMFNSVTLLAPGVRAGKLHALAIASAKRSALLPEVRTFAESGYSTIRVESWYGLVAPAKTPQAVLATLQRDVLAAAGSQAVRDRLIAMGTEPLSESAEQFAAVISDEIDRYARVIKSAGVTVD from the coding sequence ATGAGGGCGCGCGCAGCCATGGCGCTGCTGCCGCTCGTGCTGTGCATCGCGCCGTCCGCGTCCGCGCAGGATTACCCCCGGCGCCCGGTGAGGCTCGTGGTGACGTCCGCGGCGGGCTCGGGGATCGATATCGCCGCGCGTCTCCTCGGCCAGCATCTCGCCGAGACGTGGGGGCAGGCGGTCGTGGTGGACAACCGCGTCGGCGCCTCAGGGCAAATCGGCGGCGCGATGGTGGCGCGGGCCAATCCGGACGGATACACGCTGCTCGTCGTCTCGCCGGTATTCGTCATCGGCGAGGCGCTCTATCCGAAGCTGCCGTATAGCTTCCGGACCGATTTCGCGCCCGTCGCACGCATCGGCAAGACGCCGTACCTGATGGCGGTGAGCCCGTCGGTGCCGGCGAAATCGACCGCGGACTTCGTCTCCTACGCCAAGTCGCGGCCCGGGCAGATCCACTACGCGTCGAACGGTACCGGGACGATCATGCATCTCGCCGGCGAGATCTTCAAGACAGCCGCCGGCGTCGATCTCGCGCACGTGGCGTACAAGGCATCCACGCAGGCGATGACCGACGTCATCGCCGGCCGCATCGAAATGATGTTCAACAGCGTTACGCTGCTCGCGCCCGGTGTGCGAGCGGGCAAGCTGCACGCGCTCGCGATCGCGAGCGCGAAACGCTCCGCGCTGTTGCCCGAAGTGCGCACGTTCGCCGAATCGGGCTATTCGACGATCCGGGTCGAAAGCTGGTACGGCCTTGTCGCGCCCGCGAAAACGCCGCAAGCGGTACTGGCGACATTGCAGCGCGACGTCCTGGCCGCCGCCGGATCGCAAGCGGTCCGCGATCGCCTGATCGCAATGGGCACCGAGCCGCTCAGCGAGAGCGCGGAACAGTTCGCCGCGGTGATCAGCGATGAGATCGACCGCTATGCGCGGGTGATCAAGTCCGCGGGCGTCACGGTCGATTAA
- a CDS encoding tripartite tricarboxylate transporter substrate-binding protein, whose amino-acid sequence MRHAAAGILLASAAFCAGTTWAQGFPSKTVRIVTSATGGNFDMVARTLATGMTGPLGQPVVVDNRGGVVAIETVAKAPADGYTLLLSGTTVWLSPFMRKNVSWDPVADFAPVTLAVSAPNVLVVHPSLPVKTVGDLIALARAKPGVLNVGSTTPGGSIHLAAELFDVMAHVDIVRVSFRGEAAALTTLMSGGIHLMFANVSSGSSHIKSGRLRGIAVTSAQPSPLLPALPSIASAGLPGYEFVSITAVFAPARTPAEVIGRLNTEMVRVLGTPDVRERLFNAGVEAVGSSPEQLGAKVKSEMARMGTVIRKAGISLDY is encoded by the coding sequence GTGCGACACGCGGCAGCAGGCATCCTGCTGGCGAGTGCGGCGTTTTGCGCCGGCACGACATGGGCGCAAGGCTTTCCTTCGAAGACGGTGCGCATCGTGACGTCCGCAACGGGCGGCAATTTCGATATGGTCGCACGCACGCTGGCGACGGGGATGACCGGACCGCTGGGGCAGCCGGTGGTCGTCGATAATCGGGGGGGCGTCGTCGCCATCGAGACCGTGGCCAAGGCGCCGGCCGACGGCTATACGCTGCTTCTGAGCGGAACGACCGTGTGGCTGTCGCCGTTCATGCGCAAGAACGTGTCGTGGGATCCGGTTGCGGACTTCGCGCCCGTGACGCTCGCTGTCAGTGCGCCGAACGTCCTGGTCGTGCATCCCTCGCTGCCGGTGAAGACCGTCGGCGATCTGATCGCGCTGGCGCGCGCGAAACCCGGCGTGCTGAACGTCGGCTCGACCACGCCGGGCGGATCCATTCATCTCGCGGCCGAGCTCTTCGATGTGATGGCGCACGTGGACATCGTGCGCGTGTCGTTTCGCGGCGAGGCGGCCGCGCTCACGACGCTGATGTCGGGCGGGATACACCTCATGTTCGCGAACGTGAGCAGCGGATCGTCGCACATCAAATCCGGCCGCCTGCGCGGCATTGCGGTGACCAGCGCGCAGCCGTCGCCGCTGCTTCCGGCGCTGCCTTCGATCGCGAGCGCGGGCCTGCCGGGTTACGAGTTCGTGTCGATCACCGCGGTGTTCGCGCCGGCCCGGACGCCGGCGGAGGTCATCGGCCGCCTGAACACGGAGATGGTGCGCGTGCTCGGCACGCCCGACGTCAGGGAGCGCCTGTTCAACGCCGGCGTGGAAGCCGTCGGCAGCTCGCCCGAGCAGCTCGGCGCCAAGGTGAAATCCGAGATGGCCCGCATGGGGACGGTGATCCGCAAAGCGGGTATCAGCCTGGATTACTGA
- a CDS encoding CapA family protein: MTAANVVLYGVGDVGPIHEPMDKYSTLVRETLASGDIRFAQCERLYSRRGALQLHSGVSERPLEPHMASVFADCGFNVVSLASNHGMDWGPDALLDTLAVFRDMGIPTVGAGRDIEEARTPVVMNCNGTRVALLAYCSILPHGYEAARDKPGVAPLRVHTYYEAVETQPGMPPRVVTVPYEEDLEAMTSDIAAAKKNADVVVVSLHWGLHFIPRTIAEYQPIAARAAFGAGADLILGHHAHVPKAIGVHGGKACFYSLGNFIMSTNIMSRWMKRANTTSVEKAGAAFCKRYGVTLDPDHPLPYGTDGKRSLIVKALLAPDGVKKVSFLPALIDKQLRPEILKHGDPRFDDAIRFMDWASEEFDHRFEIVGDEVVVSGAGGDA, translated from the coding sequence ATGACAGCAGCGAACGTCGTTCTCTACGGCGTCGGCGACGTGGGTCCGATACACGAGCCGATGGATAAATACAGCACGCTCGTGCGCGAGACCCTCGCCTCGGGCGACATCCGCTTCGCCCAGTGCGAGCGCCTCTATTCGCGGCGCGGCGCGCTGCAGCTTCATTCCGGCGTGAGCGAACGGCCGCTCGAGCCGCACATGGCGTCGGTGTTCGCCGACTGCGGGTTCAACGTCGTCTCGCTCGCGAGCAATCACGGCATGGACTGGGGCCCCGACGCGCTCCTGGATACCCTGGCGGTGTTTCGCGACATGGGGATACCCACGGTCGGGGCCGGGCGCGACATCGAGGAGGCGCGCACGCCGGTGGTGATGAACTGCAACGGCACGCGTGTCGCGCTCCTCGCGTACTGCTCGATCCTTCCGCACGGCTACGAGGCCGCGCGAGACAAGCCCGGCGTCGCGCCGCTGCGGGTGCACACCTATTACGAAGCGGTAGAGACGCAGCCCGGCATGCCGCCGCGGGTCGTGACGGTGCCCTACGAGGAAGATCTTGAGGCGATGACCTCCGACATCGCCGCGGCCAAAAAGAACGCCGACGTCGTCGTCGTGTCGCTGCACTGGGGGCTGCACTTCATTCCGCGCACGATCGCCGAGTATCAGCCCATCGCGGCACGCGCGGCATTCGGGGCGGGGGCGGATCTCATCCTCGGACATCACGCTCATGTGCCGAAGGCCATCGGCGTGCACGGCGGAAAAGCCTGCTTCTACAGCCTCGGCAATTTCATCATGTCGACCAACATCATGTCGCGCTGGATGAAAAGGGCCAACACCACGTCGGTCGAGAAGGCCGGGGCCGCGTTCTGCAAGCGCTACGGCGTCACGCTCGATCCGGACCATCCGCTGCCGTACGGCACCGACGGCAAGCGCAGCCTGATCGTGAAAGCGCTGCTCGCGCCTGACGGCGTGAAGAAGGTCTCGTTTCTACCGGCGCTCATCGACAAGCAGCTGCGCCCGGAAATCCTCAAGCACGGCGATCCGCGTTTCGACGACGCCATCCGCTTCATGGACTGGGCGTCGGAAGAGTTCGACCACAGATTCGAGATCGTCGGAGATGAAGTGGTCGTATCAGGCGCGGGCGGCGATGCATGA